The Culex quinquefasciatus strain JHB chromosome 2, VPISU_Cqui_1.0_pri_paternal, whole genome shotgun sequence genome contains the following window.
TCCAGAATGATTGTCATGATTCTCAATCAAACTCTAGTTTTCGGAACGTACCAGCCGTTCCAAACAAGTCCTTTTCCTCCGACAGTGGATTCGTAGATCGTCGTTTACTTTCATCCACTCCAAACTTTTGCTCTCCAATCAGGTACTCTTGATCGTCTATCAGTCTTTGCTCCCAATAGTCCACATATTGTTGGACTGGACCCAAATCACCCCCATATTCGGTAGGAAGCACAGATTTGGGGAAATATTTCTGCAACGATTTAACATCCGAACCGTGAGAGACGATCTGaaataaaagttaatttttaaaaacagtgcCATCTATACGCCATTCTGCCAACTTGCACTGCAATTGATAACGATGTTCTACGATAACACTGTTATCACCGGCTCGAGAAGCATCTACAAGTCGTGCAACGTGTTTCAGAACTCGACCTTTGGTACTCACCGTTTTGCCACGATTCTTCTCGGTCATCAGACTCCGGAACAAACTAACCACAATGTCGAACCCTTTCGGGGTGTTGATGAAGTGGAACTCCTTCTGGCGCAGCGGGGAACCTTGTTGGTTCAGGATGGCAGCCTTCTTCAGGAAAGACACGTTGAAGTTGAAAAAGTGCCCGCTGGAAGAGTTACCCAGATCGATTATGGCCGTCTGGCCACAAATCACCATTTGGTCGTCGTCCCGCAGTTGCAGGTCGGCGATCATTGTGAATACTTTGAGAATATCCGGGAAATCGCAGAAATCTCCGTCGAATGCACCTGCTCGGATTAAGACGATTTTCGGGTCATCCGGATTCACAGTCTTCGGTAGTGGAATAGTAACACTGTGAAACGTTTTTGTTAGTAACATCACTCAGTCACCAATTAGATTAAAACCAACCCCATTTGAATGACCTTCCGGACAAACGGATTCAGTGGATCTCTCTTGTCCATTACTTCCGGCAGCACGGATCGAATCGAGTAGTATATGTCCATCTTCTCCTTGAGCCGCTCGATGCTGTGTTTGCAGGCTCTCAGAAATCCCACCAAGAATTGGTCATCCGTTCTAGCTCGAAGGTGCCCGGATTGTTTTATCCAAGTTCTGATGGTTTCCAGCTCACTGGACAGCAGCTGAACATTTTCGTTAAGTTCCTTGTTGGCTTTCTTCTGGAGAGCTTCGGGTATGGGGCGTATTTTCAGTTCAGACTGTAATAAATATCACATTGTTCAACAAAAGTCACTCAACTAACTAAATTTTCTCACCATATTGAAAGTACAACTGTGGCCAAACGTTCAAACGGTGTGTGAATCGGACGGTGGCTGGCGCTTGATTGATACAATTACACAAACTAACACATTGTCGGCCGTATTTTGAGGGATTCTTATTATGAGACACCTCCGGTGACGTACCAACGGACAGATGTTATCCAGCTGCTTTGCACGTGTTACGAGTGATAAGAGAGGGTACTGGGTGCTATTTGGGTTCGTTTTCCAAATGTATATGAATCAATGTATTATCGTTATTTCGTTTTGTGTTTAATAAAATCAATGAAACTCTGTCAGTTTTAAACCGTTTTAATTGTTTTAGGTTGCAAATCAATAGGATTCGTTGCGCCTTCTCCTTTTAGGGGAAGCAAAAGCTGTCGATAACATAataaaaaatcgagaaaaaaaatgtcagatccttttggggtcctgaaCAACTCCCCATAGCTTGGGAACTACTCCACTATGCGCAAAACGATTCACATTTGTATGGGAATTTgcacagagcaattctctacgaaatcggccgatttcgactaatttttattttttgtattttttgatttggctcaagctttgtggaggccttccctatgaccaaagaagctattttgtgtcattggttcacccatacaagtctccatacaattttggcagctgtccttacaaaaatggtacgtaaatattcaaacagcggtatcttttgagtaaattttctgatcaatttggtgtcttcggcaacgcaacttttgaaccatagagaagtatggtcaaaaaatcttacGCTAagttggttttttgaaaaaaaaataatgatttttggaataaatcgaaattttatttcaatttcaattcggttttattggttaATAATCaagataccgtaaactggggtcaatcgggacacatggggcgaattgggacagcagttttaaccatgttggagcacaatattttgattcttctggttggtttcggttagaacagactcaggccaacaaaatgtgtacatccatttccaaatttaaaagctttaagtgctctaaaaactgctgtccctattcagactgtagtcccgattcaccccagattacggtacaatcagttcttttgcaaatcatagtagagttttggagttcctttcagctgtgtgttgcatcataatccattttggaacaattatttctaaaACTAAGGCACCAACAAGagcaagaaaaaattaaaaaaaaacaaacttgctgaaattgcaaaggaaaggggaaagaaagagaaaaagcttaaaactacactgaaataaatatcATGATGTATGGTATTAGTTTTGCATATAGATTTTTGCAGAATGCCTCTACATTTGACCGGTATATGCGCTGCATATAAGTTGTGTGAGCACTGCATATAAGTGGATAAGGAATAGAAATATGCTACCGCATATAAAATGTATGCTCACGGCACATGAAAAGTATATGCAATGCTCACAGATTGAATTATTTGGGAATATGCACCCGCATATAGCATGTAAGTGAAACACtaatgatttttaatgaattttcaactgttttttaaaagtcatgAATTTTATTAATATGAATTACTTCTTGTGTTGAATTAAGGTTTTATTTTCTTTCCtttatataataaaaaacaagttattaattaatgttttcattttattaaatttaattatttaagaaattttaatacGTCACTGGTGCACTTTGGGTGTTTTCTGCAACGGGGGCGGCTCCGTTTGTTTCTTTGAGAAGATCGCGTCGAGCGGCTGCCTCGTTGCTCTTTATTTCTGACCGGCCGAGCGTCTCTGACCTCGCCGGCCACATGTCCAACTTGACGTCCAGCTTGAGCAAAGTGCGACACGTCTTCTCGATCTTTTTCGCGTCAAGGTTGACCGGCAGTGGCGGAGACACCGGAAGATTATTCTGGTCCAGTGTCTGTGAATCTGTGAAAGAAAGAAATGTTTAGCATCGTTCTCACCACACCACACACATATCTACAAACCTGATTCGGAACCTTTGTAACCGAGAGTGGCGAAAGGATAATTCCGACGATGCGGTTCACCATCTCCGGATGCATGGCCTTTCGATGTTCTGCAGGCCTCGAACCAGCGTTCCGTTAACGGCTATCTCCGCCTGCTGCTCTCAAAGTAAATGCCGTGGAAAACCCGGAACAACACCAAACAGGACACATCACGGATCGTCGAATACAGCCGGAATCTTAGCAATGTGGCCAAACAAACTCTGTATCTGGTTTGGTTGATGATCTGGACCACCTTTTAGCCGGAACTACCACCGGAACTGCGCGTTAAAAAAATGAGGCCCACCGTTTGAGCGAAGTTTCACAAAAATGACCCGCGGCTGTTGCTGCTGACCGACACACTGACACACACGcgcaaacaattttgaacacattTGGGCACACATTCATAAATGTTGTGAACCATGCACATAAATTTCATGATTAAAAGCATACTGCAAAAATGTATAGAATTGCGCATATGAAACTTATATGCGATGCTCACAAGCGGTATTtgcataaacaatatttttgccttcctcacctcactgaggcaaggctataaaatcactcgaaaaatgaacttcttaaatacacctcctagatataccttcacgtatacctatcgactcagaatcaaattctgaacaaatgtctgtggggatgtgtgtagacatgattttttttccacacgattatctcagaactggctgaaccgattttggccggatccgccttattctgttcgttttggggtcccctaagaccctatcaaattttattctgttaagtgaagtacttttaaagttatgccatgaaaaaggttttttagagatacaaaaagggtgatttttgcataacctcaaaggccgggtctttttgcaacgcgcgagagtcgcgcagcatgcgcatcgcccggttgccacattgcttaagcagtgtctgcgtctcttctgcaaaaagtctgtattaatcATTTCGTCTCGACATAGATTTAAACGAACTTTTTAGtgaaatatacaactcataagacattgtttactaGGGGAaacagcatgcaattccatcgtgcacctaatgttggcatatcagctcttttaaattcaattacagctacctaatgaaattttcaactgaaatcgagtgacaCATAATTcagtaggaagtgagcaagatgtttctatcaaaagttttgcaacataagttatttaaatttctCCTAATAAATAAAGAATTATATGAACTTTTCCGTGGAATATACTATTCACGAGACATAAAAGttataggggagctgggggtaagacggccaggcggggtaagacggccaccccactgttttaataagtatactaatgaatattactaaaatgtttagctatactgttcctcatgataaataatgcatatggagtcacctttgcaaaaaatattgtttgaaatagtataaaaatagctcaaattaaacaaataatttttgaacttgaaactggatgtaattttcatgaattacaacttaggcatttttgttagataacaatatgttttcttgtcttcaaatattttttcatgttaaattgaagttttccctagattatgtcccttgaaaaagtttaaaaaatgcgatgagatatttacaaaaaatgtttaaaaaaataatttatttgggggcaagacggccacctcctccgggggtaagacggccacccgtaatttgtagattttatttgatataggttatatttctGACGGTTTTGTGACtgttaagacatatttgtagataaggaaaagcattttcaataaaactatccatttttaatcaaaatgctgttaactaccgtttcgacaacattctatactgtgatatagcaaaactcggTGCATCGAATCGATGGTCGAGGGCGTGATCCGAAAGGAACGACCACCAGGAAGTGCTGGGAACTGACCAAGGCGAGAAGGGTAAGATGACAAGAGCGGGGGAATGCCGAAGATTAAGCGGAAGGTGAAGACGATAGAGTACGCAATTCTGGAACATTTCTAGGTGTAGGGGAAGATCCGGATGCTGCCAAGACTACAAAAAGCGCAAGATTGCCGAAGTTAGTCTCGAAGAGCTGCGTGCTGTCGCAGGGagcttaattattttttttcgaccaGTTTGAAGAAGCAAGAGCTTATTGGtttaatggttgcggcttctgtCTCATACGCAGAAGGATAAGGGAACAAATCCCggtaaattcttttaaaatagcTATGAAATTGAACatggaaaat
Protein-coding sequences here:
- the LOC119767240 gene encoding alpha-tocopherol transfer protein-like, coding for MSELKIRPIPEALQKKANKELNENVQLLSSELETIRTWIKQSGHLRARTDDQFLVGFLRACKHSIERLKEKMDIYYSIRSVLPEVMDKRDPLNPFVRKVIQMGVTIPLPKTVNPDDPKIVLIRAGAFDGDFCDFPDILKVFTMIADLQLRDDDQMVICGQTAIIDLGNSSSGHFFNFNVSFLKKAAILNQQGSPLRQKEFHFINTPKGFDIVVSLFRSLMTEKNRGKTIVSHGSDVKSLQKYFPKSVLPTEYGGDLGPVQQYVDYWEQRLIDDQEYLIGEQKFGVDESKRRSTNPLSEEKDLFGTAGTFRKLEFD